Within the Tachysurus fulvidraco isolate hzauxx_2018 chromosome 3, HZAU_PFXX_2.0, whole genome shotgun sequence genome, the region GGCTTCAGGGATGCCCCTTGTGAGGCAATGGAATGTAAATTCTGTATCGCCTTGTCCAGCATTCTGGCTAGGGTCATTACCCTCCAGGATCACACCTGTAATAGATTTTATCACCTTGACCCCACTCCTGGGTTCTGTGTCTTTCAAGACTAGTCGTGCTTTGCTCCAAACTTGTTCATGCCCTTTCACGACCTCTGAGTCAAAACATGTCTCAGACATCTTCAGACATGAGGCTGCattggcgttcccatagcatcaATTATGATGCGATGTCGAGTTCCctcaaaagggaactacaccaggttacgtatgtaacccagttccctgagaagggagtGAACGAAAACCTTCAATGTGATATTCTGTTTTCACATTTGGGGAAAAATCTGACTTTAAAGCATGTAAACATGTTCATAGGTCAGATATATATAAGGATTACAAGATCAATAGATGATTATTAAGGGTTTTTGCCAAAACACACATTGTATTATTGTCCTCACTGTGCACTAAAGTCAACAGAAAGCAAGTGTTTGACTTTATATAATGAGAcgtgtacagtatttatacatAATGACATATATAGAAATGTCCCCACAAAGCATGACtgtagctttgtgtgtgtgtgtgtgtgtgtgtgtgtgtgtgtgtgtgtgtgtgtgtgtgtgtgtgtgtgtgtgtgagtgtgtgtgtgtaccctcaATGCAGACTGAAGCTCATCTTTTAGTGAGTTGATCTCCTGTTTCAGGTACTGTATTTCTGAATCCTTTATACGTAGCAGGACCTAAAGCACAATACATACTGAGTGTGAGAATGTTTGTACCACGTGTGTATTATAACAAAATATGTGATTATAcgtatgaatgtgtgttttttacctCCAGTTCATAAAGGTCTTTGCCCTGTGTGAGAGGTGATGGTGTTTTCTCTCCACTATAGCAGGAACGCATGCGAGAGATCTCCACCGTCAGACGGTTATTCAGCtccttacaaacacacacacacacacacacacacacacacacacacacacacacacacacacacacacacacacaaacacacacacacaaataaataaagtatgttTGTACcaggctgttgtgtgtgtgtgcgtgtgtgtgtgtgtgtgtgtgtgtgtgtgtgtgtgtgtgtgtacctggttgtgtgtgtggagttgttgattctctctctgacactgcTGTAGTGCCTGTCTCTCAGCCTCTAGTGCCTGAGCGAGGTGTGTGTTCTCCAGACATTTCTGAGAGTACTGCTCTGACAACACCTCCAGCTCACGGTGGATTGACTGTAAGTcctctctatacacacacacaaacgcacacaaataaatacaaacaaaaacatagaaacacaaacacacataaaagcACAGTGACACAAAGAGAAATGATGATCTCAGTCCCACATGTCTTTACATCCCATGTGTGTACTCACTCGTACTGCATGCGCAGTTGTTCAATGTCTGCGTCGTCTCCACTCAGCTGTGCTCGCTGTGTTTTCTCCAACTCTTCACGATGAGCATTTTTCATTGCCTCAatcgctacacacacacacacacacacacacacacacacacacacacacacacacacacacacacacacacacacacacacacacacacacacacacacacacacacacacacacacacaccacagatgcATGCAATAAATCTGAAACTTTAGTAGTTTATCCCAAAACTAGTTATAACACCACTTACTAAAGGCCTTACTGTGACATctataaagtataaaatgatCATGTGAGTAATCATTGATGTGGTCatgttttctgtgaggagaaggagtctccagtgtgagcacTGTCTAACGTTCAGAGTCAAGCAGAGCTTgtagtggaataaaacactttgccTCCCCGAAtgtcattattttcctatatcaGTACTAGTGTTGTGCAGTAACGTgttactgtaacgcagttacttttgacagtaactaatactctaacacATTACATAAAGTAACACCGTTAGCGTTACCATACGGTGCGTTTGTCCGTATGAATGTATACATTTAGACTAAAGTGTAACCTACAGActgacctgtttacagcagcgacgcagtGTAGGATCtgtggatgccaacctgtaaacaccaagacgccgcactgtgggcgtgtttctgtgtgggcgtgtttctgtgtgggcgtgtttctgtgtgggcgtgtttctgtgtgggcgtgtttctgtatgggcgtgtttctgtgtgggcttgtttctgtgtgggcgtgtttctgtttgggcatgtttatgtgtgggtgtgtttctatgtgggcgtgtttcttatgtgggcgtgtttctgtttgggtgtgtttctgtgtgggcgtgtttcttatgtgggcgtgtttctgtgtgggcgtgtttctgtgtgggcgtgtttctgtttgggtgtgtttctgtgtgggtgtgtttcttatgtgggcgtgtttctgtgtgggcgtgtttctgtgtgggcgtgtttccgtgtGGGCATGTTTCTtatgtgggcgtgtttctgtgtgggcgtgtttctgtgtgggcgtgtttctgtgtgggcgtgtttctatgtgggcgtgtttctgtgtgggcgtgtttccgtgtgggcgtgtttccgtgtgggcgtgtttccgtgtgggcgtgtttcttatgtgggcgtgtttcttatgtgggcgtgtttctgtgtgggcgtgtttctgtgtgggcgtgtttccgtgtgggcgtgtttccgtgtgggcgtgtttccgtgtgggcgtgtttccgtttattcatatatgtgcggcagtaacggCGAGACGAGTTTCTCTAAGTGGAAATGTGCTTATTATTacactttagttgagcataaagacaaaaacttttagtcaaatgtaagctgtgtgtTTCTGGTTCGAAGTTCCATCTACTGCCATTAACAGCAAATCCAATCTGGAGGTAGAAACTACAGGCCTCGACCAAGCTAGAATCTAACccggtgtcggtggacacactcgaagTGACTCAAGCCGCTCTAGCCAAACAACAGCGACTAGACTTTAACCGGACTGTTAGTTAgggacagtgttgtgtttgtatagaccgtAAGGCATACagtaaaagggcattaatgggaacattaaagacttttatttaataaagtacCTAAAaagttcccattaatgcccttttatgccttaacgttactagttacttcattcaaaaagtaactcaattattttgttgattatttaagttactttttgaatgaagtaactagtaacggTAACTAGTTCCTATtccttagtaactagcacaacactgatcAGTACATCCCTTTTTGTTCTTACTAGTTCTAGTTATTAAGTTGTTAATGATTACCAGCAATGGTGGCGTTCGTCTCTTCCTccagcagtctctctctctcctccagcaGTTTGTTAATCTCACGTTGATGCTGACGCTGAAGATCCTCAATCACCTTCTGATGAGTTTCCTCCATCGCCGTAAACCCACGCTCACATGTCTCctacaagaacacacacacacctttatacacacacactagcaatTATAATCACATGATACTAAACATTCAATACATATTATTACTGTCACTGTTTTATATTGTTAGGAAGCATCATTTTAGGGAAGTTCTATTCATTCAGAGGTTCATTCAGCAGGACAGCTGAGTTTTACTCTCTCAGTAGAATCGCTCAAAACTTTCACTTAATCAAAGAACAGTTATGTAGAAATCTACACATTTACTAAATAACCACAAGGTAAACACCTGGCTGTGATTAAACTGTTTATCATCATCGAGAGCTAATTTCAGAAGTGTCAATTATTCATTTCTGTGcacacaatttatttaattatattaaataagatTATTAGATAAATTAGATTTTTGATGTCAGcctaaaaatgtaagttgtggTAATGtttatatcgtcgctgtcgggcggaatcctcgtatctccaaaagcgttatttttcaggaaattaaaaaaatgcacagggtttagtccgcaTCGCAGGGGACTGTCTTGCGCtgaattcctgtcctcagacgagcaccaaaactagcgggggtcaagatttttttttcatttttgtatttttttttcattctgaggatttatttacctcagaagacgtgttgattcgttgcgactcttaatCTTGAGGATATGCCGCAAAGCTCTCCCGCGGAGTGAAGTAGgggtggacagttgaagtgtccagtggagttaagagatttgcgctcaagctattttcaagactttagatcgGTTAATAActtataaaaataacagacccacgtggggactgaccgatagcatctctcactcactcactcactcatttcctaccacttatccaaacttctcgggtcacggggagcctgtgcctatctcaggcgtcatcgggcatcgaggcaggatacaccctggacggagtgccaacccatcacagggcacacacacacacacacacacacactctcattcactcacacactacggacaattttccagagataccaatcaactaccatgcatgtctttggaccgggggaggaaaccggagtacccggaggaaacccccgaggcacggggagaacatgcaaactccacacacacaaggcggaggcgggaatcaaccctggaggtacgaggtttccgcccgacagcgacgatattcTACAATTATTCTATTTAAAGTTAAAACTGTTAAtcttttgttaaaaatattaaccttttgttctgtttatgttccgtaaagctgctttgagacaatgtcagttgtaaaaagtgctatacaaataaatttgaattgaaaactCCTTTTTTCCAATTTAATCACACTACAATTTGTAAATTTAGTGTAAATTTAATGATACTATTGCTTATACAATAATTACTATCCAATGTTCACATTTGTCGGCCATAACCTGAGTTAATCTTGCACAACCCCAAACctattagtaatagtagtaataatagtaggaTGTCAAAGACAGTGCAGCATGCAGTTTGGTGTCATGTGTCCAGAGCTGAgaagatatttttatattttatgtaaatacatatatatatattgtgtatcttgaagaatttataaataaattttatatttgcaACCGATTGAAAAAAATGTCTCTCATTTGATCAGCTACCTTTTACTGATCACTACAACGCGATGGAATAAAACTCTGCAGGTGATGCAACCTACACAAATCATCTACATTCAGGTGACTTGTTTAAAGTGATAGTGTGATTGTGACCTTAAGACTGTCGAAGTCTTTCTGGTACTTTTCTCGCAGACTGGCCATGTCTCCATCTGGTGGTTTGTTCTCCAGTTCATCGCGCATGTTCATCATCTGCAACTCCAGCTCCTGCACACGACTTCTCAACAGTGACATTGAGTCTGTGCTCACCTCCTGTTCGTGCCCTTTCCCCTCCTCAAAATGGCCCTCAACTAGTGCCTCTGCTGTAGAAGGATGATGTGTATCATCTGCTATAGTCTCTAATCTCTCTCCGAGAGTGCGGATAGTCTGACTGTACCGGTCGTGAAGTTTCTGAATTTCTTCCTGATGTACATTTTCAAGTTCCTGAACCTTCCCACGAAGTTCATGCTCCAGCTTGCATATGTGTTCATTGTGCATTAACTCTGCTCCCTCAACCTCTTGCAGCAGGATTTCGagcttttgttgtgtgttttccgCACGTTGGATTAATGCTTGCTCGCTGGTTGCTCGATCCTGCTCTGCTCGGCCAAATTCTTCTGCATGCATTCTTTTCATCTCCCGTATCTCCCTCTGGAATGCCTCTTCCATTTGCACAATCTGCTCCTGCTGCCTTCCCATCTCTTTAAGATGCTTTGCTGCCTCCTCTCGTAGAGTTTCATTTTCTTCCTGAATAGAGTTTATTGTCTTGAAGTAATGAATCCTTTCATCTTCTAGGCTACTTTGGAAACGCTGGTGGATGGCTGCTACATGCTGGGCATGCTCCTGGACCAAAGTGGCCATACTGTGGCTAGTCTCCTGGCAGAGTGAAAGCTCCCTCTCATGTTCAGCTCTTAGTCGACAGGCAACATAAGCTACCTGCACTTGAATCAGAGCCTCGTGCATGCTGAGAGTCTTGTACATGCTGGTGTCTCTAGGTCCTAAAACCGCTTGGATTTGACCTGGAAGTCCACAAAGGACAGAGCTGTTATCTTCCTCACATGCCTTTTCCAGCTGTTCAGACAAGTGGTAAAGGACCTTGGCTTGTCCCTTTAGCTCAGTAATGAGACTCTCTTGCCTAGTATCCAGCGATGCCACCGATTccgtgacacacaaacacatgattcCAGCTAAGTGTCTTTCTATTATTTCTTGAGCAAGAGTGTGAGCTTCTTCCCTCTCTATCTGCTGTGCATAAGGGGCAAGTTCAGGAGGGTTGATGTCAGAAAGAGTGTTCTCTGTAACAGTATTCATTTTATCACCAACATCTTGGGCAACATTTTTGGTGTTGAGAGGCATAGCTGTTTCGCTCACAGCTAAATCCCTTTGCTGTAAGATCTCTTTTACCTTGACCAAGTCTCTTTGAAGTTCCGCAAACTTGTCTTGGTAAGAGTGCTTTAAGTTCTGAAGGCAGTACGCAAGTTCAGCATTGATACAGGCATTGTGAATTGTATTTAGAGCAAAGACACTATTATCGGGTGTCAGCAAATTGTCAGTACTAAAGGTATGTGCTTGGTGGAGCTCATGTTTTAGATCATTTATCAGAATATTCTGTAATTTTAGTTTCCTCTTCAGAATGTCTGTGTAAATGACAGAAAGGCAATCCTGCTGGTTCATGATAACCTGTTGGGATTCTTTATTTATCTCACTAAGACTTTGCATTAGTTCTGATTTTGGATCTTGAAGAGAAAATGCCATTTTCTCCAAAACAGTCCCTTCAAAGGCTAACATTCTTGCAAGAACCTTTACTTCACTTTTATCCATCTGTGTCTTGGCATCACTCTGACAGGTAAGTGACTCTTTGTATCGTGCTGCAACTTGTCTAATGTGTAAGGATGCATTAACCAAGTCTTTCTCAATCTCAGCTAAGGTGAGAACTTGTGCTTGTGCTATTCCTTCTTCATGCTGACTGTTAAGAAtccccctaaccctaaccctgcaTGACTCCACAAAAGCTAGAGCTTTTCTGTAATCTTCATTGTTGACACTATCCTGTACAATGTCACCCAAACAAGAGTAGAATTTAACATCTGGTTCACACTGGTCTGGTTCAACAGGGGGATCATCACAGCATACTTCCATCAAACCTTTGTTGACAAGCAACCCATCTTCATTTTGCTTCTTTGATGTGATATCTCTAAGCTTCTCTTCTGTGGCCTGGAGCCTTGACTCCAGCCCATGGATGATGGACAAAAATTTTTCTGTATCACTGCAGTACTGAAATGTGTTGTCAGTGACTAAGCTGATATCCTGGGACAAGTCCTGGATGGTGTCATCAGTGAGGATCAGGCTTGTTTCTGTTACAAGGTCTTGCTGCTCCCCTTGAGTAAACTCCAGGTATGTGTTATCTGGATGAATCCTTTCGATTCTCTGCGATTGGTGGTACTTTTGGCACTGAATGTTGGAGAAGCGGATCCTCTGTCGTTTGGCAAAGGACACTTCTGTCTCAGAGCTACTTCTTGCAAGAGTTAAAGACGAAGTGGTAGAGAAGGATATATCATGCTCTGTTCGTTTTTCTAATGCGTCAAGGACATCCTCCTGAGATCCACATCGCTCCATTCTAAGGTTTGCGTACCCCAAACGCAAAGCATTGAGATGCTCTTCCAGTTCAGATATTCGATCCTCTGCTACCACCAGCTTCTCCTGCAACTCTTGCTCCACCTCTCTAGGTCCAATTTGACTAAGAAGTTCTTCCTTTGCCTTTAAACGTTGTTCAGTGTCCTCCAGGCTGCTACCTAAAGCAGCCATCTTGACAAGGGCTTCATTCATATCCTGGTCTTTTTGTCTCATCAGCTTCTCATATGTCTCCTTTGTCTGTCGCActtcctcttccttctcttGCAAAACACGAGTGATTCTTGCAAACTCCTGTGAAACCCGCTCATACGAGCTTTCCAAAGAGTAGTAGTCTGTCTCTTCTGTTTTGAGCTGTGCCTGTAGTTTTTCTACCTCCCTGTCTGCCTCTGCGATCTGATTAACCAATTCCTGGCAGCGACACGTAAGGTGATCTCTCTCATCTTCCAGCCTTCTCACACTTTCCCGAAGGTTCTCAATCACATCTGCCTGTTCATTCAGAACCTGCTGCAAACGTAGCATCTCTTCCCTGACTTCTGATTCTACTCGATCTCCCGCACCTCCTCTGAGGAGAGTTTCTACTTGGTCCTGAGCTTCCTGAAGTTGCTCCTCAGCTTTGAGTCTCTTTTCCTCAGACTCTGCAATCCTACGACTCAATCCTTGTCGCTCTCGCTCATGCTTTTCCTCCAGGCAACGTTGCTCTTTCTTTTCCCGCTCCTCTCTTAGGGCATGTGCCTCCTCTGTTGCAATAAGACATCCAGTAACCTCATTTAGCTTCTCCTGCAGCTTTTGCACTTCCTTGTGCTGATCCCGTTGCAAGGCCTGCTGTCTCTCCAATAGTCTAAGTGCCTGGGTCTTTTCTAACAAACTTGCCTCCACATCCCGGAGGCGTTCCTCACTGTCCCGTAATTGTGCTCGTAGGGTTTTCTCATTGGAAATCCACTCCTCTTCACGCTCATGGCAACGACTCTGTTCCAGCTTCAGCTCGCTGCGCATGCGAGCCACTGCTTGCTCACTTGCTACAATTTCAGTCATTGCAGATACAAGTTTTGCCTGCAGAGCCTCGATTTCAGTCTCATGATGCCCAATCAAATCCTGTGCCTCACTGTAGCTCCGTCTCAGGCTGTTGACCTGCTGATTAGCTAGATCATGCTTCCGTCTTTGAGCTTCCAGCTCTGTCTTAAGTTCCTTGTTCAGCTTGCTCATGCGCTGCCATGGCACTCGGTGAGATGTGGAAGAAGATGTAGAATCGGATGAAGGTTGTCCTGGTTCACTGGTACACTTTAAAGAGAAATCAGTGGTTAAGGGTACTTATGCTCAAATACCAAAAGGCTTGGGATCTCCATCTCTGGGGCTTCTTCTGGGAATTTCAGGATTTGACTAATCAACCTTTTAAACTCTTTAAGCTTTCTGCAGTGCTTTTTCTAAGTaatgagatgaaaataaaatgggtGCTTcaaggtataaaaaaaagaaaaagaaaaaagatgattgtgttgaaatacttaaaggtggggtctccgttgtttgaaagccaatgttgacatttgaaatcaccaaaacaaacacgctcctaaaccaaatgggtcccacccctgtatcgatagctccgcccacacatacgtacgtaacccaggtgTCAActagaaagaaacgtgtctttatcatagctgaagggaagaacaatacgattgtagataaacaaacaagcaaaaatgccacacaagcataatgatgtaaaggacaaaggcatatattagttctgtgtaacaaagcaaaaccaacgttactcacctatcgagaaggaaaaaagcgcctcggcgtcttaagtaaagtcggccacatattcacaggtcggagtttcccgagtcgataactcctgagctaaacgctgttactacacaaaacgcggttgtagctgcctctctacattactacgatagaaaagaggtgttatttgtgtagtaacagcgtttagctcaggagttattgactcgggaaactccaacctgtgaatatgtggccaacttcctgctccttcagttctctccagcgctggaaagctgatcctatgttaacacgtcctacttcttgtccttatcataagtctttcttctctttctttctttgtttttatcctccatgtccatgttaaaaccgctttctgctaacgtcacacacgcgcaccgaacactctctccacccatattcacaagacacgcccctttctgctcactggatacacgtttgttttgattttcgtTTTGTTTGGCGgtctgactcagttttctgaagcgtttctcaaacatcggagaccccacctttaatttaataatgtgCTCTTTAAAAGTGCACAGAAACAAAACggaacaaagtaaaataaaaaatagacagatatacagcaCCCAGTGAAAATGTTATATAAGAAGTATGGACtattaaaaaagcaaaacaaaagccATGCATACAAAACAACAATGtgaatttaaaaagatttaagaacagacaaacaaacaaacaagacaaaaagcACAGCCTGAAGCTTGGTTGGCTTTAATCTTGGCAAATGACTTTTTGACTTTAAGTCAAAgcccagagagagagattagtaaATCATGCTAACAGCAACGGAattaaatttaaacacacacaataaactgtATTTTCACAAGCAATTAAAAACGTTTTCAATGCTTATTATTGAgcaaattacaaattaaaagcaAATATGTAAATTAGATAGAAAATTGTAAATTAGCTTAGGATTTAGGTGTTAATAGTGTAAGTataagtgttattattattattattattattattattattattattattattattataaaatcatatattggattattataaataaatttaacctTTTTATATTATGGTTTTGAGTATTAAAGTGGATTTGATAAAGCATCATACATACAATTTAATGCTCTTGTCTCAtcacaatatgtgtgtgtgtgtgtgtgtgtgtgtgtgtgtgtgtgtgtgtgtgtgtgtgtgtgtgtgtgtgtacctgcaacACATAACCTTCCCGTGCGTTCTGCTCTGCATCGTGTAGCTGCCCCTGTAGGAGTGTGTTCTGTTCCTGCAGCCTCACTAACTCTTTCTGgttctgaccacacacacacatacacacacacacacacacacacacacatacacacacacacacacacacacacacacacacacacacacacacacacacacaaaatacagtcacaaatacaaatatactgtagtaataataataatatagtatatttgtatttgtgactgtattttgtgtgtgtgtgtgtgtgtgtgtgtgtgtgtgtgtgtgtgtgtgtgtgtgtgcatgcataaattaaatatattttgtatattattattgtgtccagtgtgtaaGGCACCTCTGTGTCCAGCAGGGGTAGGAGTTCTGCAGGAACTTTGTCTCCTGTAGTAAAGGAGGCGGAGCGTCCTGTGATTGGCACTTGTTTCTCCTCCCTGAGGGGTGTGGTCTCCACCTGATGCCATCTTTCTTCAATCTCCATTTGTACATCTGGACTCTTATTGACTGATGGAACTGCAGTGGTTATGTCCACATGCCCTTTTTTGTTCTCTGGAGCTGTTTCCTGTTCCCGATGGAGTAACTTCCCTTCTGAGACTGATGAGGAAGGAGAGGAAGCAGACGATGAAACAGAAGATGGGGAGGGGGAGGAGCTTGTATCCAACGCTTCCGCCCTCTCATTTTGAAACTCCGCCCAGTCAAAGGTTTTGGATCTTCCCTCTTGCCTGTGATCACGAGGGCGTGGCTTACGGTGGTCAGCTGAATCGACAATGACATCACAAGAACTCTGACCACAAACATATGAAGGACGAGAGATGTTGGGGGTCGGAGGGGCTGCTTTAGTGTTGGCATGTTGATCTGGGAcagaactgagagagagagagagagagagagagagagagagagagagattaaaaagaacacatacacacacatatctacagtatatctatatctctctccctttctctctctctcacacacacacacacacacacacacacacacacacacacacacacacacacacacctctacccTTCCTCAGTCACTTCCTCGCATGTTTTTGTAGAGATATCTATTATCTATATacacagtattttccgcaccataagtcacactgtattataaggcgcagtctcaattacggctctatgtctgtacttaacccatacataagtcacaccgtattataagtcacactgtattataagtcacactgtattataagtcacaccgtattataagtcacactgtattataagtcacactgtattataagtcacaccgtattataaggcacaccgtattataagtcacactgtattataagtcacactgtattataagtcacaccgtattataagtcacaccgtattataagtcacaccgtattataagtcacactgtattataaggcgcagtctcaattacggctctatgtctgtacttaacccatacataagtcacaccgtattataagtcacactgtattataagtcacacagtattataagtcacactgtattataagtcacaccgtattataagtcacaccgtattataaggcacaccgtattataagtcacaccgtattataagtcacaccgtattataagtcacaccgtattataagtcacaccgtattataagtcacaccgtattataaggcgcaccgtattataagtcacaccgtattataaggcgcaccgtattataagtcacactgtattataaggcgcatgctaaaacatacggtccacaaaaaaaggtaacagaagcaaaacagtgagtttagttgaactttattctactatttaacacacacactattttttaatcaatcttctcccacaaatccaccaaagtcctcatctactgtgtcttcttaacttgg harbors:
- the si:ch73-103b11.2 gene encoding ninein isoform X1; this encodes MAAKDNSCRKFQANIFNKSKCQNCFKPRESHLLTDDDYTQANPIYGGWLLLAPEGTNFDNPLHRSRKWQRRFFLLYEHGLLRYALDEMASTLPQGTINLNVCVDVVDAEGTTGQKHSLCICTPDREHYIRAENREVINGWQEALIVFPRTNKQNQKKKRKVEPPTPQEPGPAKVTVTSSSVLCVNNSVVQSDGAERDSERVTVGRKPRVESGYFSLEKPKPEQPQQEQLSSSSSVSSSSSRLRYSTSDPALCPSLSLHNTHTSPDTHTTHSDFTDIPTGSQSVDDPHTHSLPRTNTVRSPSPHTSANTHTLASSLSSSQSSLDSGSSPERQGHVTRVGGATPSEAGGINARPGRSGRSYAALADVPRARRLSHREAFRSERKRQELRARTRSPGREEVERLFGQQRKRTQVIERFETQQSTDTLEHMDTTELSSSSSQSTNQRTGRSERRLPTQKQDLSLDAGTSGSVTDFSGKMSVYRRAKSLDRRITESSMTPDLLNFKKGWMTKLYEDGLWKKHWFVLTEQSLRYYRDSIAEEAADLDGEIELSSCYDVTEFPVQRNYGFQIHSKEGVFTLSAMTSGIRRNWIQAIMKSVRPTITPDVTRKNIPLKLSVLKTSSVPDQHANTKAAPPTPNISRPSYVCGQSSCDVIVDSADHRKPRPRDHRQEGRSKTFDWAEFQNERAEALDTSSSPSPSSVSSSASSPSSSVSEGKLLHREQETAPENKKGHVDITTAVPSVNKSPDVQMEIEERWHQVETTPLREEKQVPITGRSASFTTGDKVPAELLPLLDTENQKELVRLQEQNTLLQGQLHDAEQNAREGYVLQCTSEPGQPSSDSTSSSTSHRVPWQRMSKLNKELKTELEAQRRKHDLANQQVNSLRRSYSEAQDLIGHHETEIEALQAKLVSAMTEIVASEQAVARMRSELKLEQSRCHEREEEWISNEKTLRAQLRDSEERLRDVEASLLEKTQALRLLERQQALQRDQHKEVQKLQEKLNEVTGCLIATEEAHALREEREKKEQRCLEEKHERERQGLSRRIAESEEKRLKAEEQLQEAQDQVETLLRGGAGDRVESEVREEMLRLQQVLNEQADVIENLRESVRRLEDERDHLTCRCQELVNQIAEADREVEKLQAQLKTEETDYYSLESSYERVSQEFARITRVLQEKEEEVRQTKETYEKLMRQKDQDMNEALVKMAALGSSLEDTEQRLKAKEELLSQIGPREVEQELQEKLVVAEDRISELEEHLNALRLGYANLRMERCGSQEDVLDALEKRTEHDISFSTTSSLTLARSSSETEVSFAKRQRIRFSNIQCQKYHQSQRIERIHPDNTYLEFTQGEQQDLVTETSLILTDDTIQDLSQDISLVTDNTFQYCSDTEKFLSIIHGLESRLQATEEKLRDITSKKQNEDGLLVNKGLMEVCCDDPPVEPDQCEPDVKFYSCLGDIVQDSVNNEDYRKALAFVESCRVRVRGILNSQHEEGIAQAQVLTLAEIEKDLVNASLHIRQVAARYKESLTCQSDAKTQMDKSEVKVLARMLAFEGTVLEKMAFSLQDPKSELMQSLSEINKESQQVIMNQQDCLSVIYTDILKRKLKLQNILINDLKHELHQAHTFSTDNLLTPDNSVFALNTIHNACINAELAYCLQNLKHSYQDKFAELQRDLVKVKEILQQRDLAVSETAMPLNTKNVAQDVGDKMNTVTENTLSDINPPELAPYAQQIEREEAHTLAQEIIERHLAGIMCLCVTESVASLDTRQESLITELKGQAKVLYHLSEQLEKACEEDNSSVLCGLPGQIQAVLGPRDTSMYKTLSMHEALIQVQVAYVACRLRAEHERELSLCQETSHSMATLVQEHAQHVAAIHQRFQSSLEDERIHYFKTINSIQEENETLREEAAKHLKEMGRQQEQIVQMEEAFQREIREMKRMHAEEFGRAEQDRATSEQALIQRAENTQQKLEILLQEVEGAELMHNEHICKLEHELRGKVQELENVHQEEIQKLHDRYSQTIRTLGERLETIADDTHHPSTAEALVEGHFEEGKGHEQEVSTDSMSLLRSRVQELELQMMNMRDELENKPPDGDMASLREKYQKDFDSLKETCERGFTAMEETHQKVIEDLQRQHQREINKLLEERERLLEEETNATIAAIEAMKNAHREELEKTQRAQLSGDDADIEQLRMQYEEDLQSIHRELEVLSEQYSQKCLENTHLAQALEAERQALQQCQRENQQLHTHNQELNNRLTVEISRMRSCYSGEKTPSPLTQGKDLYELEVLLRIKDSEIQYLKQEINSLKDELQSALRDKKYASDKYKDIYTELSIVRAKADCDISKLREKLLAATEALGERDTHTPGYDIMKSKSNPDFLKKERSAVSRQIRGARSKSVSEEMPLDSCSCPFSDIESERGINSAGTDEAV